A region from the Beduinella massiliensis genome encodes:
- a CDS encoding ABC transporter permease subunit, with product MNINPGAIKRKAPTTINEGALSPRKSTRSYLRAHWMLYAMLLLPVLYYFLFHYLPLPGLAIAFKDYNMFKGIWESNWVGLRYFRQVFQFETFWISVRNMLVLNVLGLALGFPAPIILALFLNEIRSQKFKKTVQTVLYLPHFISWVIVGGMMYQIFASSGLVNTLIKSLGGSAIPFLSSNGWWIFTYFIVGLWKSIGWNTIIYLSAMTGIDQEIYEAARVDGCSRFRMMLSITVPCIMDTVIIMLILAIGGLASIGFEQPYVMQNSVVMEVADVVSTYVYRVGLQQGKFSIGTAVGLAQSVINFILVISANTISKRMTGKGIW from the coding sequence ATGAACATCAATCCGGGCGCCATCAAGAGGAAAGCGCCTACCACGATCAACGAAGGGGCGTTGTCTCCCCGCAAGAGCACGAGGTCCTATCTGCGCGCCCATTGGATGCTGTACGCGATGCTGCTGCTTCCGGTTTTGTACTACTTCCTGTTCCATTACCTGCCCCTTCCCGGCCTTGCGATCGCGTTCAAGGATTATAACATGTTCAAGGGCATTTGGGAAAGCAATTGGGTGGGACTTCGATATTTCCGCCAGGTCTTCCAATTTGAAACGTTCTGGATTTCCGTGCGCAACATGCTGGTGCTCAACGTGCTCGGCCTGGCGCTGGGCTTCCCCGCCCCCATCATCCTGGCCCTGTTCCTCAACGAAATCAGAAGTCAGAAATTCAAGAAAACCGTGCAGACCGTGCTGTACCTGCCCCATTTCATCTCCTGGGTCATCGTGGGCGGCATGATGTACCAGATTTTTGCCTCCTCCGGCCTCGTCAACACGCTCATCAAGTCGCTGGGCGGTTCGGCCATCCCCTTCCTTTCCAGCAACGGCTGGTGGATCTTCACCTACTTCATCGTCGGCCTGTGGAAGAGCATCGGCTGGAACACCATCATCTACCTGTCCGCGATGACGGGCATCGATCAGGAGATCTACGAGGCCGCGCGCGTGGACGGCTGTTCGCGCTTTCGCATGATGCTCTCCATCACCGTGCCCTGCATCATGGATACCGTCATCATCATGCTGATCCTGGCCATCGGCGGCCTGGCCAGCATCGGCTTTGAGCAGCCCTACGTGATGCAGAACAGCGTCGTCATGGAGGTGGCCGACGTCGTCAGCACCTACGTGTACCGCGTCGGCCTCCAGCAGGGCAAGTTCAGCATCGGCACCGCCGTCGGCCTTGCGCAGTCGGTAATCAACTTTATCCTCGTCATCAGCGCCAACACGATCAGCAAGAGGATGACGGGCAAGGGCATCTGGTAA
- a CDS encoding FAD-binding protein yields MMKEIAARTVVVGSGCAGLNAADWLAALGEKDFILVTENMLSGTSRNTGSDKQTYYKLSLAGDEDDSVGALCQTLKREDVDGDTALCEAAGSAQCFFKLVQLGVPFPCNDMGEYVGYRTDHDVRTRATSAGPLTSRYMTEALERSVRARGVAVLDHLLAYRILTDGDGVRGLQCLDTADGSLITLRCAHVVLATGGPAAVYRDRVYPESQLGMSGMAFEAGAKGANLDCWQYGLASVSFRWNVSGSYQQALPRYVSVDEAGVEREFLLESLSQEEALSSVFLKGYEWPYDPRKLGGSSRVDVLVKRESDRGRRVFLDYRQNPAGYSLDALSEEARVYLVNCGATQETPLERLRAINAPAIELYRAHGIDIEREMLEIRVCAQHHNGGVAVDGDWQTSVPGLYVCGEAAGTFGKYRPGGTALNSTQVGSMRAATHIARKSRRALPQAAAPAEAPLLPTGDPAALTSELQTLMTRHAAFSRDEDGIRRLLSRLSEIERGFAPMDPDDPLLADRLRLRDLMLTQRQVLCAMLFGLRDDGPGVLETCRGACVRRPARPVPERDLWFERVWRRYREDSKDKGESAWR; encoded by the coding sequence ATGATGAAGGAAATCGCGGCCCGCACCGTCGTCGTCGGCTCCGGCTGCGCGGGCCTGAACGCGGCCGACTGGCTCGCCGCGCTGGGCGAAAAGGACTTCATTCTGGTGACGGAGAACATGCTTTCAGGCACTTCGCGCAACACCGGCAGCGACAAGCAGACCTACTACAAGCTCTCGCTGGCCGGAGACGAGGACGACAGCGTCGGGGCCCTGTGCCAAACCCTGAAGCGGGAGGACGTGGACGGCGACACCGCCCTTTGCGAGGCGGCGGGCTCGGCCCAGTGCTTCTTCAAGCTGGTGCAGCTCGGCGTCCCCTTCCCCTGCAACGACATGGGCGAGTACGTCGGCTACCGCACGGACCACGACGTGCGCACCCGTGCCACCTCCGCCGGGCCCCTGACGAGCCGCTACATGACCGAAGCCCTCGAGCGGAGCGTGCGCGCCCGCGGCGTCGCCGTGCTCGATCACCTGCTCGCCTACCGCATCCTCACGGACGGGGACGGCGTCCGCGGCCTTCAATGCCTCGACACCGCGGACGGCAGCCTGATCACCCTGCGCTGCGCCCACGTCGTCCTGGCCACGGGCGGGCCTGCGGCCGTCTACCGCGACCGCGTCTACCCCGAAAGCCAGCTCGGCATGAGCGGCATGGCCTTTGAGGCAGGGGCGAAGGGCGCAAACCTCGATTGCTGGCAGTACGGGCTCGCCTCCGTCTCCTTCCGCTGGAACGTGTCGGGCAGCTACCAGCAGGCGCTGCCGCGTTACGTCTCCGTGGACGAGGCGGGCGTCGAGCGCGAATTTCTGCTCGAAAGCCTTTCTCAGGAAGAAGCCCTGTCGAGCGTCTTTCTCAAGGGGTACGAATGGCCCTACGATCCCCGCAAGCTCGGCGGCTCCTCGCGCGTGGACGTGCTGGTGAAGCGGGAGTCCGACAGGGGACGCCGCGTCTTCCTCGATTACCGCCAAAATCCCGCGGGCTACAGCCTGGACGCGCTGAGCGAGGAGGCGAGGGTATACCTCGTCAACTGCGGCGCGACGCAGGAGACGCCCCTGGAGCGCCTGCGCGCCATCAACGCGCCCGCCATCGAGCTGTACCGGGCGCACGGCATCGACATCGAGCGCGAGATGCTGGAGATTCGCGTGTGCGCCCAGCACCACAACGGCGGCGTCGCGGTGGACGGCGACTGGCAGACGAGCGTTCCCGGCCTGTACGTCTGCGGCGAGGCGGCGGGCACCTTCGGCAAGTACCGTCCCGGCGGCACGGCGCTGAACAGCACGCAGGTCGGCTCCATGCGCGCGGCGACGCACATCGCCCGCAAAAGCCGCCGCGCCCTGCCGCAGGCGGCTGCGCCTGCCGAGGCCCCGCTGCTGCCCACGGGCGATCCTGCGGCGCTCACGTCGGAGCTGCAAACGCTCATGACGCGCCACGCCGCCTTTTCGCGGGACGAGGACGGCATTCGCCGTCTGCTCTCGCGGCTTTCGGAAATCGAGCGCGGCTTTGCGCCCATGGACCCGGACGACCCGCTGCTCGCGGATCGGCTTCGCCTGCGCGACCTGATGCTGACCCAACGCCAGGTGCTCTGCGCGATGCTCTTCGGCCTGCGGGACGACGGCCCCGGCGTGCTGGAAACCTGCCGGGGGGCCTGCGTCCGCCGTCCGGCCCGCCCGGTGCCGGAGCGCGACCTGTGGTTTGAGCGCGTATGGCGCAGATACCGCGAAGACAGCAAAGACAAGGGGGAATCAGCATGGCGATGA
- a CDS encoding helix-turn-helix domain-containing protein, which yields MVTLEISRHSHRLPATFTHAHANTYEIMYCLCGSYVFHYEKPDHTVVDGFVRKPRTMIFIPKNVPHGLRVLQYPYERYFIQFSDRTTDRVLRDSICQSIFQGDADSSADAPAPRFLDVSSAAEKVEAILEEMYDVQFSLDWEGDWKSVYQSSLLGQLFSGLYRDFRSFFCPVAAPYTQPVQMVKNYMDEHYDQPITIQGLAGQCFMSPNYLSKSFHSQIGMSPRQYLTRLRVSMGKKLLCSSQMSIQEIAMRTGFGDVNYFIQHFKACYGKTPKQYRKTMIEEKILD from the coding sequence GTGGTCACCCTGGAAATCAGCCGCCACAGCCATAGGCTGCCCGCGACGTTTACGCATGCGCACGCGAACACGTACGAAATCATGTACTGCCTTTGCGGCTCCTATGTCTTCCATTACGAGAAGCCGGACCACACCGTGGTGGACGGCTTCGTACGAAAGCCCAGGACGATGATCTTTATCCCCAAAAACGTGCCGCACGGGCTGCGTGTGCTGCAATACCCCTACGAGCGGTATTTCATTCAGTTTTCCGACCGCACCACGGACCGGGTGCTCCGCGATTCGATCTGCCAGTCCATCTTTCAAGGCGACGCGGACAGTTCTGCGGACGCGCCCGCGCCGCGTTTTCTGGACGTTTCGTCCGCGGCGGAGAAGGTCGAGGCTATCCTGGAGGAGATGTACGACGTGCAGTTTTCGCTGGATTGGGAGGGCGACTGGAAGAGCGTGTACCAGAGCAGCCTCCTGGGGCAGCTCTTCAGCGGACTGTACCGCGACTTCCGCAGCTTCTTCTGCCCGGTTGCCGCGCCCTATACGCAGCCCGTGCAGATGGTCAAAAACTACATGGACGAGCACTACGACCAGCCCATCACGATTCAAGGGCTCGCCGGGCAATGCTTCATGAGCCCTAACTACCTGTCCAAGAGCTTCCACAGCCAGATCGGCATGAGCCCGCGTCAGTATCTGACCCGGCTTCGCGTCTCCATGGGCAAAAAGCTGCTGTGCTCCAGCCAGATGTCCATTCAGGAAATCGCGATGCGCACGGGCTTTGGGGATGTAAACTACTTCATTCAGCACTTCAAGGCGTGCTACGGCAAGACGCCCAAGCAGTACCGCAAGACCATGATCGAGGAAAAGATACTGGACTGA
- a CDS encoding DUF6809 family protein, whose amino-acid sequence MRLLEELYYGNIRPNARAYAPDSAYMEAVACGSRSSEKLLPTLTDSQRETFEKYVDAEDEANGIARCDAFACGFRLGMRLAMEAIAGEDFL is encoded by the coding sequence ATGCGGCTTCTGGAAGAGCTCTACTACGGCAACATCCGGCCCAACGCCCGCGCGTATGCGCCCGATTCCGCCTACATGGAGGCGGTCGCCTGCGGCAGCCGCAGCAGCGAAAAGCTGCTGCCCACCCTCACCGACTCGCAGCGCGAAACCTTTGAAAAGTACGTGGACGCGGAGGACGAGGCGAACGGCATCGCCCGCTGCGACGCCTTCGCCTGCGGCTTTCGGCTGGGCATGCGCCTGGCGATGGAGGCCATAGCGGGCGAAGACTTCCTGTAA
- a CDS encoding ABC transporter permease subunit: MRESKGDRAFKAFTVFLVVLVAACCLFPFLYIVSVSFSNKTAVLRSEVFLWPVDFDLSAYRAVFNNRSLMTSMWFTIFLTIATTLISLLMTVLCAYPLAKSDLRFKTPLLLLVMFTMYFSGGMIPSYINIKNLKLLNTFWALILPGCLSTYNMILMKSFFQSMPKEIEESAFVDGANDAVVLVRIILPLSKAMLATIALFYAVGRWNGFMDALLYINDEKMYTIQVRLRQLIQSSQVSALMEDIPEIKSDVIAETIKAACLVFSMIPVMILYPWLQKYFVKGVMIGSVKG, encoded by the coding sequence ATGAGAGAATCCAAGGGCGATCGCGCCTTTAAAGCGTTTACCGTCTTCCTCGTCGTTCTGGTCGCGGCCTGCTGCCTGTTCCCGTTCCTGTACATCGTGTCGGTCTCCTTTTCAAACAAGACCGCCGTGCTGCGCAGCGAGGTCTTCCTGTGGCCGGTCGATTTCGACCTTTCGGCGTACAGGGCGGTGTTCAACAATCGGAGCCTCATGACCTCCATGTGGTTTACGATTTTCCTGACCATCGCGACCACGCTCATCAGCCTCTTGATGACCGTGCTGTGCGCGTATCCCCTGGCCAAGTCGGACCTGCGCTTCAAGACGCCGCTGCTGCTGCTCGTCATGTTCACGATGTACTTTTCGGGCGGCATGATCCCCAGCTACATCAACATCAAGAACCTGAAGCTGCTCAACACGTTCTGGGCGCTCATCCTGCCGGGGTGCCTCTCCACCTACAACATGATCCTGATGAAGAGCTTCTTCCAGTCGATGCCCAAGGAGATCGAGGAGTCCGCCTTTGTGGACGGCGCCAACGACGCGGTGGTGCTCGTGCGCATCATCCTTCCGCTCTCCAAGGCCATGCTGGCCACCATCGCCCTCTTCTACGCGGTGGGCCGCTGGAACGGCTTTATGGACGCGCTGCTCTACATCAACGACGAAAAGATGTACACCATTCAGGTGCGCCTGCGCCAGCTCATCCAGTCCAGCCAGGTCAGCGCGCTGATGGAGGACATTCCTGAAATCAAATCCGACGTCATCGCCGAAACGATCAAGGCCGCGTGCCTGGTGTTCAGCATGATTCCCGTCATGATCCTCTATCCCTGGCTGCAAAAGTATTTCGTCAAGGGCGTCATGATCGGCTCCGTCAAGGGGTGA
- the typA gene encoding translational GTPase TypA, whose amino-acid sequence MEITRENIRNIAIIAHVDHGKTTLVDEMLKQGGVFRENQQVADRVMDSNDIERERGITILAKNTAVHYKDVKINVVDTPGHADFGGEVERVLKMVDGVLLLVDSFEGPMPQTRFVLKKALDLKLPVIIVINKVDRPDARCDEVEGEILDLLIDLEADESQLDNPIVYASARQGTATLDLSEPGTDLRPLFESILKYIPAPVGDPDGAAQVLVSTIDYNDYVGRIGVGRIGRGTLKSGMMAVRVIHGEEKASAPLRLSGLFCFDGLKRAPVEQASMGDIVAITGIEDIMIGDTICDPACPEGLPFVKIEEPTVQMTFSVNDSPFAGREGQYVTSRHLRARLMRELQTDVSLRVEETESPDAFKVSGRGELHLSVLIENMRRQGYEFQVSKPEVLFHYDEEGNQLEPVEKMVADVPAAYAGAVIEKLGRRRGVLEHMSGSDRVRLEFSVPSRGLFGYRSEFMTDTRGEGIMSSVFDHYEPYKGEIPHRTQGALVSFETGEAVMYGLFYAQDRGTLFYGPGTQVYTGMIVGQNARQGDIDVNVCKKKHLTSIRNAAGAEEAMKLTSMRTLSLEECLEFIDDDELLEVTPKNLRMRKRVLATEMRKKLDSKKRQQA is encoded by the coding sequence TTGGAAATAACCCGTGAAAATATTCGCAACATCGCCATCATCGCGCACGTAGACCACGGCAAGACGACGCTGGTGGACGAGATGCTCAAGCAGGGCGGCGTGTTCCGCGAGAACCAGCAGGTCGCGGACCGCGTGATGGACTCCAACGACATCGAGCGCGAGCGCGGCATCACGATCCTGGCGAAGAACACCGCCGTGCACTACAAGGACGTGAAGATCAACGTCGTGGATACCCCCGGCCACGCCGACTTCGGCGGCGAGGTGGAGCGCGTGCTCAAGATGGTGGACGGCGTGCTGCTGCTCGTCGATTCCTTTGAGGGCCCGATGCCCCAGACGCGCTTCGTGCTCAAGAAGGCGCTGGATTTGAAGCTGCCGGTCATCATCGTCATCAACAAGGTGGACCGTCCGGACGCGCGCTGCGACGAGGTGGAGGGCGAGATCCTCGACCTGCTGATCGACCTGGAGGCGGACGAGAGCCAGCTCGACAACCCCATCGTCTACGCGTCCGCGCGCCAGGGCACCGCGACGCTCGACCTTTCCGAGCCGGGCACGGACCTGCGCCCGCTCTTCGAGTCGATTCTGAAGTACATCCCCGCGCCCGTGGGCGATCCCGACGGCGCGGCGCAGGTGCTCGTTTCGACCATCGACTACAACGACTACGTGGGCCGCATCGGCGTGGGCCGCATCGGCCGCGGCACGCTAAAGAGCGGCATGATGGCCGTGCGCGTCATCCACGGCGAGGAAAAGGCGTCCGCGCCGCTTCGCCTCTCCGGGCTGTTCTGCTTCGACGGCCTCAAGCGCGCGCCCGTCGAGCAGGCGAGCATGGGCGACATCGTGGCCATCACGGGCATTGAGGACATCATGATCGGCGACACGATCTGCGACCCGGCCTGCCCGGAGGGCCTGCCCTTCGTCAAGATCGAGGAGCCGACCGTGCAGATGACCTTCTCCGTCAACGACAGCCCGTTCGCGGGCCGCGAGGGCCAGTACGTCACCAGCCGCCACCTGCGCGCGCGCCTGATGCGCGAGCTGCAAACCGACGTCTCCCTGCGCGTGGAGGAGACCGAATCGCCGGACGCCTTTAAGGTTTCGGGCCGCGGCGAGCTGCACCTGTCCGTGCTCATCGAGAACATGCGCCGCCAGGGCTACGAGTTTCAGGTCTCCAAGCCGGAGGTGCTCTTCCACTACGACGAGGAGGGCAACCAGCTGGAGCCCGTGGAGAAGATGGTGGCCGACGTGCCCGCCGCCTACGCGGGCGCGGTCATCGAGAAGCTGGGCCGCCGCCGCGGCGTGCTGGAGCACATGAGCGGAAGCGACCGCGTGCGCCTGGAGTTTTCCGTTCCGTCGCGCGGGCTGTTTGGCTACCGCTCCGAGTTCATGACCGACACGCGCGGCGAGGGCATCATGAGCTCCGTGTTCGATCACTACGAGCCCTACAAGGGCGAGATTCCGCACCGCACGCAGGGCGCGCTGGTCTCCTTTGAGACGGGCGAGGCGGTCATGTACGGCCTGTTCTACGCGCAGGACCGCGGCACGCTCTTTTACGGGCCGGGCACGCAGGTGTACACCGGCATGATCGTCGGCCAGAACGCGCGCCAGGGCGACATCGACGTGAACGTCTGCAAGAAAAAGCACCTCACCTCCATCCGCAACGCGGCGGGCGCGGAGGAAGCGATGAAGCTGACCTCCATGCGCACGCTCTCGCTGGAGGAGTGCCTGGAGTTCATCGACGACGACGAGCTGCTGGAGGTCACCCCCAAGAACCTGCGCATGCGCAAGCGCGTGCTCGCCACCGAGATGCGCAAGAAGCTCGATTCCAAGAAGCGCCAGCAGGCGTAA
- a CDS encoding Gfo/Idh/MocA family oxidoreductase: protein MAMRPRVLLIGAGGYGGVYLREMTGHDAGADVVGVCETDPEIEQKVPVLRERNIPVYSAPEDFYRKDSADLAIIASPVHYHTEMALTCLAHGSNVLCEKPLCLTLEEAERMAQAARGAGKFLALGYQLDYRRDVLALKQDILAGRFGAPRRLSVYHCFRRGAKYYARNNWAGRIRVNGREVFDSPFTNASAHNFQMMTFLLGQDLRTSCDVTGVEAELYHGNPRVENYDIAALRFHTSEGAQILYYTAHPLRADLGPCGVFEFEKGTVTFDSDQPSFKAVLHDGSRVDYTAIDPGHPLQKLYDALDCVKNGGAPVCGVEADIAHIRAVRMVQEQPIRSVREELRYTFEEDGDTFLGIRGLEEAFIQSARAWALPSEAGFRL from the coding sequence ATGGCGATGAGACCGCGCGTTCTATTGATCGGCGCCGGCGGCTACGGCGGCGTCTATCTGCGCGAAATGACCGGTCACGATGCCGGGGCCGACGTCGTGGGCGTCTGTGAAACGGACCCGGAGATCGAGCAGAAGGTTCCGGTGCTTCGGGAGAGGAACATCCCCGTCTATAGCGCGCCGGAGGATTTTTACCGAAAAGACAGCGCCGACCTCGCGATCATCGCCTCGCCCGTGCACTACCACACGGAGATGGCGTTGACCTGCCTCGCCCACGGGAGCAACGTGCTGTGCGAAAAGCCCCTCTGCCTCACCCTGGAGGAAGCGGAGCGCATGGCGCAGGCCGCCCGCGGCGCGGGCAAGTTCCTGGCGCTCGGCTATCAGCTCGACTACAGGCGCGACGTGCTGGCCCTAAAGCAGGACATTCTGGCGGGCCGCTTCGGCGCTCCCAGGCGGCTCTCCGTCTATCACTGCTTCCGTCGCGGCGCGAAGTACTACGCGCGCAACAACTGGGCGGGGCGCATCCGCGTAAACGGGCGGGAGGTCTTCGACAGCCCCTTCACCAACGCCAGCGCGCACAATTTTCAGATGATGACCTTCCTGCTGGGGCAGGACCTTCGCACCTCCTGCGACGTGACGGGCGTAGAGGCCGAGCTCTATCACGGCAATCCCCGCGTCGAAAACTACGACATCGCCGCGCTGCGCTTCCATACGTCGGAGGGCGCGCAGATTCTTTACTACACCGCCCATCCGTTAAGGGCCGACCTGGGCCCCTGCGGCGTCTTCGAGTTCGAGAAGGGGACCGTCACGTTCGACTCCGACCAGCCCTCCTTCAAGGCCGTCCTGCACGACGGCAGCCGCGTCGACTACACCGCCATCGATCCCGGCCACCCCCTGCAAAAGCTCTACGACGCGCTCGACTGCGTGAAGAACGGCGGCGCGCCCGTCTGCGGGGTGGAGGCGGACATCGCCCACATCCGCGCCGTGCGCATGGTGCAGGAGCAGCCCATCCGCTCGGTGCGTGAAGAGCTGCGCTACACCTTCGAGGAGGACGGCGACACGTTCCTCGGCATCCGCGGCCTTGAAGAGGCCTTCATCCAGAGCGCCCGCGCCTGGGCCCTGCCCTCCGAGGCCGGGTTTCGGCTTTGA
- a CDS encoding 3-ketoacyl-ACP reductase, whose protein sequence is MKTALVTGSSRGIGRGIADALSESGYTVVYSGTRASRPDDLPPQADYFPCDIQDAAQRRAAIDHVLQAYGRLDVLVNNAGVAPLKRRDLLEMEEESFDRVIGINLKGTLFMCQLAARAMLDAKGSLPDYAPRIVNIGSMSAYTSSTSRGEYCISKAGVGMVTKLFADRLAGEGIAVFEVRPGIIETDMTAVVHEKYQRLIEDGLLPVRRFGKPRDVAQMVVACCSGLLDYSAGQVLDADGGFALRRL, encoded by the coding sequence GTGAAAACCGCGCTCGTAACCGGCTCCAGCCGGGGCATCGGCCGGGGCATCGCGGATGCCCTTTCAGAAAGCGGCTACACCGTCGTCTATTCGGGTACCCGGGCCAGCCGGCCCGACGACCTGCCGCCGCAGGCGGATTACTTCCCCTGCGACATCCAGGACGCGGCCCAGCGCCGCGCCGCCATCGACCACGTGCTGCAGGCCTACGGCCGGCTCGACGTGCTGGTGAACAACGCGGGCGTCGCGCCCCTTAAGCGCCGCGACCTGCTCGAGATGGAAGAGGAAAGCTTCGACCGGGTGATCGGCATCAACCTCAAGGGCACGCTGTTCATGTGCCAGCTCGCCGCCAGGGCGATGCTGGACGCGAAGGGAAGCCTGCCGGACTACGCCCCTCGCATCGTCAACATCGGCAGCATGTCCGCCTACACCTCCAGCACGTCGCGCGGCGAGTACTGCATCAGCAAGGCCGGGGTGGGGATGGTGACGAAGCTCTTCGCCGACCGCCTGGCCGGGGAGGGCATTGCGGTGTTCGAGGTGCGGCCCGGCATCATCGAAACCGACATGACGGCGGTCGTGCACGAAAAGTACCAGCGCCTGATCGAGGACGGCCTGCTGCCCGTGCGCCGCTTCGGCAAACCCCGCGACGTAGCACAGATGGTCGTCGCCTGCTGCTCCGGCCTGCTGGATTACTCCGCGGGGCAGGTGCTGGACGCGGACGGCGGCTTCGCCCTCAGGAGGCTGTGA
- a CDS encoding extracellular solute-binding protein, translated as MKKALSILLALALMLGAVCTASAADTPVTLTVMIYERGNTTNTYGTVTDNFYTRWVQEKFGDPNGIKVEYIPVPRAQEAEKVNTMMASGSAPDIIISYDTNMIMNFGKDGGLVELSGLVDEYGPNLKKNLAETLNYGTYDGKMWALVAKRTNVGRYANYIRTDWLEKMGYTLQTNEDGFYHMSVEDFTELLRKAKTLDLDGTGMEIYPLGMAGAYDATQTRPLVYTFVNRAEMTDEMRACYNEMFWPGYKEGVRFLNQLYNEGLVDPDFMVDTDTAYPALTAQISNGRTLAFGHDNTYQTGIKALYESNPEANFTMFLLDNVHGEQFVDVYAPVGMYIAVPATCKNPEAAVKYLDFLADYENAKVLHYGIEGRDYEMIDGVPTKIEYTEAERLEIDGYERITCGDMMLVYNGQPYGYPTSLAGMTEVEARIQQLMDLGIEIAKVGGSAPYHFSHIRTEADEQYEGFLTDPTKNLPSLISCPADQFDAMYEKVLNDYLSAGGQAVIDAKVALYQELEAAKQK; from the coding sequence ATGAAGAAAGCCCTCTCCATTCTCCTGGCGCTCGCGCTGATGCTGGGCGCGGTCTGCACGGCCTCGGCGGCGGACACCCCCGTCACCCTGACCGTCATGATCTACGAGCGCGGCAACACGACGAACACCTACGGCACCGTCACCGACAACTTCTACACCCGCTGGGTTCAGGAAAAGTTCGGCGATCCGAACGGCATCAAGGTCGAGTACATCCCGGTGCCCCGTGCGCAGGAGGCTGAAAAGGTCAACACCATGATGGCCTCGGGCTCCGCGCCGGACATCATCATCAGCTACGACACCAACATGATCATGAACTTCGGCAAGGACGGCGGCCTGGTGGAGCTGTCCGGCCTGGTGGACGAGTACGGCCCGAACCTGAAGAAAAATCTCGCCGAGACGCTGAATTACGGCACGTACGACGGCAAGATGTGGGCGCTGGTCGCCAAGCGCACGAACGTCGGCCGCTACGCCAACTACATCCGCACGGATTGGCTGGAAAAGATGGGCTACACCCTCCAGACGAACGAGGACGGCTTCTACCACATGAGCGTGGAAGACTTCACCGAACTGCTGCGCAAGGCCAAGACGCTCGACCTGGACGGCACCGGCATGGAAATCTACCCGCTGGGCATGGCCGGCGCCTATGACGCCACCCAGACCCGCCCGCTGGTCTACACCTTCGTGAACCGCGCGGAGATGACCGACGAAATGCGCGCCTGCTACAACGAGATGTTCTGGCCGGGCTACAAGGAAGGCGTCCGCTTCCTGAACCAGCTGTACAACGAGGGGCTGGTCGATCCCGACTTCATGGTCGACACCGACACCGCTTACCCGGCGCTGACCGCCCAGATCTCCAACGGCCGCACGCTGGCCTTCGGCCACGACAACACGTATCAGACCGGCATCAAGGCGCTGTACGAGTCCAACCCGGAGGCCAACTTCACGATGTTCCTGCTGGACAACGTACACGGCGAGCAGTTCGTCGATGTGTACGCGCCGGTCGGCATGTACATCGCGGTGCCCGCCACGTGCAAAAACCCCGAGGCGGCCGTGAAGTACCTGGACTTCCTCGCGGACTACGAGAACGCGAAGGTGCTGCACTACGGCATCGAGGGCCGCGACTACGAGATGATCGACGGCGTGCCCACCAAGATCGAGTACACCGAGGCGGAGCGCCTTGAAATCGACGGCTACGAGCGCATCACCTGCGGCGACATGATGCTCGTCTACAACGGCCAGCCCTACGGCTATCCGACTTCCCTGGCCGGCATGACCGAGGTCGAGGCGCGCATTCAGCAGCTGATGGACCTGGGCATCGAGATCGCCAAGGTCGGCGGCTCCGCTCCCTACCACTTCTCGCACATCAGAACCGAGGCCGACGAGCAGTACGAGGGCTTCCTGACCGACCCGACCAAGAACCTGCCCTCGCTGATCTCCTGCCCGGCGGACCAGTTTGACGCCATGTACGAGAAGGTGCTGAACGACTACCTCTCCGCCGGCGGACAGGCGGTCATCGACGCCAAGGTTGCGCTCTATCAGGAGCTGGAAGCGGCCAAGCAGAAGTAA